Proteins from one Chitinophagales bacterium genomic window:
- a CDS encoding type IV secretion system DNA-binding domain-containing protein — protein MNTAEQATLYYYAWDYRHRGYYFYDTPISIEPPYAPYFVSIAKTVTDDSKVPSIFGQLKSIFNKEEPKQEEIQLPNPKALGKLPPLEGLRLSFTKNHQITLETFRSFVSMLSFTQHPVSMEIVATGRNIALQLVFCAYDGHVLTSHIATYFPSIITTEIDIEGLPFHDKSDLGIVDFGLSEEFIRPINTLESKIDSLTPLYSLLNNLGVHESVVVQTIFRGVGSPLAKDIPRAVTGYDGESFFYDAPEMPKLALQKSSSPLFSVILRIIVQTEENYKTQSLTKELTKTISLISDSGTNKLIPLSNEGYHLDWHINNVFDRTSNRMGMVLNVDELTHLMHIPSNISVSKLGSVEQKTKQLEYVSSDKKCQIGVNIHQGISTPVYLDTQMRLRHTHIIGATGTGKSTLMANMVLQDIERGIGCALFDPHGDIVNDILARIPDAHKDKVFIVDPSDADFPIGFNLLEANTEIEKIQLSSDLVAAFQQHATSWGDQMTAVLSSAINTFLESTKGGTLIELKRFLIESAFRSQFLESVEDATLLYYWKHEYPAIAGKIAPLLTRIDTFLRPKIIRYMLVQKKGLDMRYCIDTNTTVLIRLSQGLIGEENSYLLGSLLLSKINQVALGRQSQSKDERTPYYVYIDEFQHFLTPSIVSMLSGSRKYGIGLILAHQDLTQLDDAKVLNSVLSNPYTRICFRIGDADSVKLESSFSYFDRKDLQSLATGQALVRIGSASCDGNLQTEPLTSISKDSHEVREHIFTSTREKFCTPRAEVEEMINTLMSHAENETREYKKKTPIEKPVVVKQQEEVIIPEPVDELIPETIDEPVTEPIVVDNFEKQKDDFIKKTEEMEVVRKHRTLQNLIKTIAVQRGYQAFIEYDLPDSRRVDVALFNDDKKIAVEISDTNTSSYEVGNIRKCIDNGFQVIFMISESEKHLDNIRTLALSEITNEHHSKIYFLIPAQISSAFEKVFMEQKPKVENKVRGYRVKTNYVPNSNDDAKGSLTDIILSTIRRK, from the coding sequence ATGAATACAGCCGAACAGGCAACTCTCTATTATTACGCATGGGACTATCGTCACCGTGGATATTACTTTTATGATACTCCTATAAGTATTGAACCTCCCTATGCACCATATTTTGTATCTATTGCCAAGACAGTAACTGATGACAGTAAAGTCCCCTCAATCTTCGGACAGTTAAAGTCAATATTCAACAAAGAAGAACCAAAACAAGAGGAAATTCAATTACCAAATCCTAAAGCTTTAGGTAAACTTCCACCTTTAGAAGGGCTGCGACTCTCTTTTACCAAAAACCACCAAATAACCCTAGAAACGTTCCGTTCGTTCGTTTCTATGCTTTCCTTTACTCAGCACCCTGTTTCTATGGAAATAGTCGCTACAGGGCGAAATATAGCCTTACAGCTCGTGTTTTGTGCCTATGATGGCCATGTATTAACCTCGCATATTGCTACCTACTTTCCAAGTATCATCACCACAGAGATAGATATAGAGGGGTTACCTTTTCATGACAAATCTGATCTCGGTATTGTTGACTTTGGACTTTCAGAGGAATTTATCAGACCAATCAATACACTGGAGAGCAAAATAGATTCACTCACTCCTCTGTATTCATTGCTTAATAATTTGGGAGTACATGAGTCAGTTGTAGTACAGACAATCTTTAGAGGAGTAGGGTCACCTCTGGCTAAAGACATCCCTCGTGCAGTTACGGGCTATGATGGAGAATCATTCTTTTACGATGCACCAGAGATGCCAAAACTTGCACTACAGAAATCATCCTCACCTTTGTTTTCTGTTATCCTCCGCATTATCGTCCAGACAGAGGAGAATTACAAAACTCAAAGTCTCACGAAAGAACTTACAAAAACCATATCCCTAATTTCAGATAGTGGCACTAATAAATTGATTCCTTTATCCAATGAGGGATATCATTTAGACTGGCATATCAACAACGTATTTGACCGTACGAGTAATCGCATGGGAATGGTGCTTAATGTTGATGAACTGACTCATCTGATGCATATTCCAAGTAATATAAGTGTGTCAAAGCTCGGTAGTGTCGAACAAAAGACTAAGCAACTGGAATATGTCTCGAGTGATAAAAAGTGTCAGATAGGGGTCAATATCCATCAAGGGATTTCTACTCCAGTATATCTGGATACCCAAATGCGACTGCGCCATACCCATATCATAGGAGCTACAGGTACGGGCAAATCTACCCTCATGGCAAATATGGTATTGCAGGATATAGAGCGTGGTATTGGTTGTGCATTGTTTGATCCTCATGGAGATATTGTCAATGATATCCTTGCTCGGATTCCTGATGCTCATAAAGACAAAGTATTTATCGTTGACCCATCAGATGCAGATTTCCCAATTGGATTTAACCTCCTTGAGGCAAATACCGAAATAGAGAAAATTCAATTGTCGTCAGATTTGGTTGCAGCATTTCAGCAGCATGCTACCAGTTGGGGTGACCAAATGACAGCGGTGTTATCAAGTGCTATTAATACTTTCCTCGAAAGCACTAAAGGAGGAACACTCATTGAGCTCAAACGATTTCTCATTGAGTCAGCATTTAGGAGTCAGTTTTTAGAATCAGTTGAAGATGCAACCCTACTCTATTATTGGAAACATGAATATCCAGCCATTGCAGGTAAAATCGCTCCACTGCTTACCCGGATTGATACGTTTCTGCGTCCCAAGATTATTAGGTATATGCTCGTTCAGAAAAAGGGACTAGATATGCGTTACTGCATAGATACCAATACCACCGTCCTAATTCGTCTCTCCCAAGGACTCATTGGAGAGGAAAATAGTTATTTATTAGGATCACTCCTCCTCTCTAAAATCAATCAAGTAGCTCTCGGCAGACAATCTCAGTCTAAAGACGAGCGGACACCGTATTACGTATATATTGATGAATTTCAACACTTCCTTACTCCAAGTATTGTATCTATGCTCTCAGGGAGTCGAAAATATGGTATTGGACTGATCCTAGCTCACCAAGACTTAACACAACTAGACGATGCTAAAGTCCTCAATTCTGTCCTCTCAAATCCATATACAAGGATATGTTTTAGAATAGGTGATGCTGATAGTGTAAAGTTAGAAAGTAGTTTTTCATACTTTGATCGTAAGGACTTACAATCACTTGCTACAGGGCAAGCATTGGTTCGTATTGGTAGTGCATCCTGTGATGGGAATCTCCAAACAGAGCCGCTAACGAGCATTTCAAAGGATAGCCATGAAGTACGAGAGCATATTTTTACTAGCACTCGTGAGAAGTTTTGTACTCCACGAGCTGAAGTAGAGGAGATGATAAATACCCTTATGTCTCATGCTGAGAATGAGACTAGGGAGTATAAAAAGAAAACACCAATTGAAAAACCTGTTGTTGTGAAACAACAGGAAGAAGTAATTATCCCAGAACCAGTGGATGAACTCATTCCAGAGACTATCGATGAGCCAGTTACAGAGCCTATTGTAGTAGACAACTTTGAGAAACAAAAGGATGACTTTATCAAAAAAACAGAGGAAATGGAAGTGGTACGTAAACATCGTACCCTGCAAAACCTCATAAAGACCATAGCGGTACAAAGAGGATATCAAGCATTCATTGAATATGATTTGCCCGATAGTAGACGAGTAGATGTTGCCTTGTTCAATGATGATAAAAAGATAGCGGTGGAAATATCAGATACCAATACCTCAAGCTATGAAGTTGGAAATATTAGGAAATGTATTGATAACGGATTTCAAGTAATATTCATGATTTCTGAAAGTGAGAAACATCTTGATAATATCAGAACATTAGCTTTATCTGAGATTACAAATGAACACCACTCTAAAATCTATTTTCTCATTCCTGCACAGATATCATCTGCTTTTGAAAAAGTCTTTATGGAGCAAAAACCGAAAGTAGAAAACAAGGTGAGAGGATACCGAGTCAAAACAAATTATGTTCCCAATAGCAATGATGATGCAAAGGGGTCATTGACGGATATTATTTTATCGACGATAAGGAGGAAGTAA
- a CDS encoding type II toxin-antitoxin system PemK/MazF family toxin — protein sequence MSYFNLEKKIEFLRKWFEKKEKLAIRYFENQIEKSKPYVKAGDIYHADLGVNIYDEIDRFCPVLIFQGNDYYLRNSNVVFVIPISSNTQSKPYRVNFNDYDLTISEGLSEGTILIQQARPISKTRLLDFRGRLSEKKMLEIGDMFIEFITKNTPHI from the coding sequence ATGTCATATTTCAATCTAGAAAAGAAAATTGAATTCTTGCGTAAATGGTTTGAGAAAAAAGAAAAACTCGCCATAAGGTATTTTGAAAACCAAATAGAAAAATCTAAGCCCTATGTTAAAGCGGGAGATATCTACCATGCAGACCTGGGAGTAAATATATACGATGAGATTGATAGATTCTGCCCTGTGCTGATATTCCAAGGCAATGACTATTATCTCCGCAACAGTAATGTTGTCTTTGTTATCCCTATTTCCAGTAATACACAATCAAAGCCGTATCGAGTTAATTTCAATGACTATGATTTAACTATCAGTGAAGGACTTTCGGAAGGAACGATATTAATCCAACAAGCACGCCCTATTTCTAAAACACGACTGCTTGATTTTCGTGGCAGACTGAGTGAAAAGAAAATGCTTGAGATTGGCGATATGTTCATAGAATTTATTACAAAAAATACTCCTCATATTTAA